A region from the Sorex araneus isolate mSorAra2 chromosome 6, mSorAra2.pri, whole genome shotgun sequence genome encodes:
- the CBX6 gene encoding chromobox protein homolog 6 isoform X2, whose amino-acid sequence MELSAVGERVFAAESIIKRRIRKGRIEYLVKWKGWAIKYSTWEPEENILDSRLIAAFEQKERERELYGPKKRGPKPKTFLLKPSASASSPKLHSSAAVHRLKKDIRRCHRMSRRPLPRPDPQGGSPGLRPPISPFSETVRIINRKVKPREPKRSRIILNLKVLDKSPAAGAAAAAGAGALARPKVPSRNRVIGKSKQFSDSVLRTQLRHVKLGSFALYKPPAGPLPPAAAAPPAPAAPAALDARSSASSGCPSPAPPSSDPDDAPPQLLPEAPGRAHWREPEVLDLSRQPEPGVAGARAPPAPAAGSPGSAPPAAAGPEPPADAGDWRPEMSPCANVVVTDVTSNLLTVTIKEFCSPEDFEKVAAGVAGTGAGGGSGGAGK is encoded by the exons ATGGAGCTGTCTGCAGTGGGCGAGCGGGTCTTCGCGGCCGAATCCATCATCAAGCGGCGCATCCGCAAG GGCCGCATCGAGTACCTGGTGAAATGGAAGGGCTGGGCGATCAA GTACAGCACTTGGGAGCCCGAGGAGAACATCCTGGACTCGCGGCTCATTGCCGCCTTCGAGCAGAA GGAGCGGGAGCGTGAGCTCTACGGGCCCAAGAAGCGGGGACCCAAGCCCAAAACTTTCCTGCTGAAG CCGAGCGCCAGCGCCTCGTCGCCCAAGCTGCACTCGAGCGCGGCCGTGCACCGGCTCAAGAAGGACATCCGCCGCTGCCACCGCATGTCCCGCCGGCCGCTGCCGCGCCCCGACCCGCAGGGCGGCAGCCCCGGGCTGCGGCCGCCCATCTCGCCCTTCTCGGAGACGGTGCGCATCATCAACCGCAAGGTCAAGCCCCGCGAGCCCAAGCGCAGCCGCATCATCCTCAACCTCAAGGTGCTCGACAAGAgcccggcggcgggcgcggcggcggcggcgggcgcgggggccctGGCGCGCCCCAAGGTGCCGTCGCGGAACCGGGTCATCGGCAAGAGCAAGCAGTTCAGCGACAGCGTCCTGCGCACGCAGCTGCGCCACGTCAAGCTGGGCTCGTTCGCGCTCTACAAGCCCCCCGCGGGCCCgctgccccccgccgccgccgcgccccccgcgcccgccgcgcccgccgccctcgACGCCCGCAGCTCCGCCTCCTCGGGCTGCCCGTCGCCCGCGCCGCCCTCCTCCGACCCAGACGACGCTCCCCCGCAGCTGCTCCCCGAGGCCCCGGGCCGCGCGCACTGGCGGGAGCCCGAGGTGCTCGACCTGTCCCGCCAGCCCGAGCCGGGGgtcgcgggcgcgcgcgcgccccccgcccctgccgccgGCAGCCCCGGCtcggccccgcccgccgccgccggccccgagCCCCCTGCCGACGCCGGGGACTGGCGCCCCGAGATGTCACCCTGCGCCAACGTGGTCGTCACCGACGTCACCAGCAACCTCCTGACCGTCACCATCAAGGAGTTCTGCAGCCCCGAGGATTTCGAGAAGGTGGCCGCGGGGGTGGCGGGCaccggcgcggggggcggcagCGGCGGGGCCGGGAAATGA
- the CBX6 gene encoding chromobox protein homolog 6 isoform X1 produces MELSAVGERVFAAESIIKRRIRKGRIEYLVKWKGWAIKYSTWEPEENILDSRLIAAFEQKERERELYGPKKRGPKPKTFLLKARAQAEALRVSDVHFSVKPSASASSPKLHSSAAVHRLKKDIRRCHRMSRRPLPRPDPQGGSPGLRPPISPFSETVRIINRKVKPREPKRSRIILNLKVLDKSPAAGAAAAAGAGALARPKVPSRNRVIGKSKQFSDSVLRTQLRHVKLGSFALYKPPAGPLPPAAAAPPAPAAPAALDARSSASSGCPSPAPPSSDPDDAPPQLLPEAPGRAHWREPEVLDLSRQPEPGVAGARAPPAPAAGSPGSAPPAAAGPEPPADAGDWRPEMSPCANVVVTDVTSNLLTVTIKEFCSPEDFEKVAAGVAGTGAGGGSGGAGK; encoded by the exons ATGGAGCTGTCTGCAGTGGGCGAGCGGGTCTTCGCGGCCGAATCCATCATCAAGCGGCGCATCCGCAAG GGCCGCATCGAGTACCTGGTGAAATGGAAGGGCTGGGCGATCAA GTACAGCACTTGGGAGCCCGAGGAGAACATCCTGGACTCGCGGCTCATTGCCGCCTTCGAGCAGAA GGAGCGGGAGCGTGAGCTCTACGGGCCCAAGAAGCGGGGACCCAAGCCCAAAACTTTCCTGCTGAAG GCGCGGGCCCAGGCCGAGGCGCTCCGCGTCAGCGATGTGCATTTCTCTGTCAAGCCGAGCGCCAGCGCCTCGTCGCCCAAGCTGCACTCGAGCGCGGCCGTGCACCGGCTCAAGAAGGACATCCGCCGCTGCCACCGCATGTCCCGCCGGCCGCTGCCGCGCCCCGACCCGCAGGGCGGCAGCCCCGGGCTGCGGCCGCCCATCTCGCCCTTCTCGGAGACGGTGCGCATCATCAACCGCAAGGTCAAGCCCCGCGAGCCCAAGCGCAGCCGCATCATCCTCAACCTCAAGGTGCTCGACAAGAgcccggcggcgggcgcggcggcggcggcgggcgcgggggccctGGCGCGCCCCAAGGTGCCGTCGCGGAACCGGGTCATCGGCAAGAGCAAGCAGTTCAGCGACAGCGTCCTGCGCACGCAGCTGCGCCACGTCAAGCTGGGCTCGTTCGCGCTCTACAAGCCCCCCGCGGGCCCgctgccccccgccgccgccgcgccccccgcgcccgccgcgcccgccgccctcgACGCCCGCAGCTCCGCCTCCTCGGGCTGCCCGTCGCCCGCGCCGCCCTCCTCCGACCCAGACGACGCTCCCCCGCAGCTGCTCCCCGAGGCCCCGGGCCGCGCGCACTGGCGGGAGCCCGAGGTGCTCGACCTGTCCCGCCAGCCCGAGCCGGGGgtcgcgggcgcgcgcgcgccccccgcccctgccgccgGCAGCCCCGGCtcggccccgcccgccgccgccggccccgagCCCCCTGCCGACGCCGGGGACTGGCGCCCCGAGATGTCACCCTGCGCCAACGTGGTCGTCACCGACGTCACCAGCAACCTCCTGACCGTCACCATCAAGGAGTTCTGCAGCCCCGAGGATTTCGAGAAGGTGGCCGCGGGGGTGGCGGGCaccggcgcggggggcggcagCGGCGGGGCCGGGAAATGA